From the Oleiharenicola lentus genome, one window contains:
- a CDS encoding ammonium transporter gives MIKLSKPTRLLFGLVSGLALAGFFCPAWAQDAAPAAPAAIDPAALSALRVGLDTVWVLVAGMLVFWMNAGFALVESGLCQAKNCVNILAKNFVVFALSTLSFYVIGWGLMFGDGTPWLGTSGLFFVSGADNSPALGSAYASMNPFSTATYEGVYSAINWTPVPLWAKFFFQLVFAGTAATIVSGAVAERIKFSSFIWFSLILVAVIYPISGHWIWGAGILGSTPTESGITAFFGNFRDFAGSTVVHSVGGWAALAGVIVLGPRLGKFKNGKIQPIPGHNMTSAALGVLILWLGWFGFNPGSTMAAMDGSAIAHVLVNTNIAACTGTLGALITAWVLLKKPDFSMVLNGCLAGLVAITAPCAFVTITSGAIIGFIGGVAVVLAVIFFDKVKLDDPVGALSVHLVNGIWGTLALGLFYSTDIAKSVAALDTGLTAGGQFLAQLKGVLLVGAFVFPASLVVWYVLKAVTGIRVTAEEETEGLDIGEHGNEAYPDFTSAHK, from the coding sequence ATGATCAAACTATCGAAGCCTACGCGCTTATTGTTCGGTTTGGTAAGCGGCTTGGCTCTCGCGGGATTCTTCTGCCCCGCCTGGGCCCAGGACGCCGCACCAGCCGCCCCCGCCGCCATTGATCCCGCCGCCCTCAGCGCCTTGCGCGTGGGCTTGGACACCGTCTGGGTGCTCGTCGCCGGCATGTTGGTGTTCTGGATGAATGCCGGTTTCGCCCTCGTCGAGTCTGGACTCTGCCAAGCAAAGAACTGCGTGAACATTCTGGCGAAGAACTTCGTGGTTTTTGCCCTTTCAACGCTTTCATTTTACGTCATCGGCTGGGGCCTGATGTTCGGAGACGGCACTCCGTGGCTCGGAACCTCGGGTCTGTTCTTTGTCAGTGGCGCGGACAATTCCCCGGCCTTGGGTTCGGCCTATGCCTCGATGAACCCATTTTCCACCGCAACTTATGAGGGTGTTTACAGTGCCATCAACTGGACTCCGGTACCTCTCTGGGCCAAATTTTTCTTCCAGTTGGTTTTCGCCGGCACTGCAGCAACTATCGTATCCGGCGCCGTGGCCGAGCGCATCAAGTTCAGTTCTTTTATTTGGTTCAGTCTGATTCTAGTGGCGGTGATTTATCCCATCTCCGGTCACTGGATCTGGGGCGCGGGCATCCTTGGTTCCACCCCCACTGAATCAGGAATTACCGCGTTTTTTGGAAACTTCCGTGACTTCGCCGGCTCCACCGTGGTCCACTCGGTGGGCGGTTGGGCGGCTTTGGCCGGTGTGATCGTGCTTGGTCCCCGCTTGGGCAAGTTCAAGAACGGCAAGATTCAACCCATTCCCGGCCACAACATGACATCCGCCGCTTTGGGTGTCCTTATTCTCTGGCTCGGCTGGTTCGGTTTCAACCCGGGCTCAACCATGGCTGCCATGGACGGTTCGGCAATCGCTCACGTCCTGGTCAACACCAACATTGCCGCCTGCACCGGCACTCTCGGTGCCCTGATCACGGCTTGGGTGCTCCTCAAGAAGCCCGATTTCTCCATGGTGCTCAACGGCTGCTTGGCCGGTTTGGTCGCCATCACCGCCCCTTGCGCCTTCGTGACCATTACATCCGGAGCCATCATCGGGTTTATTGGCGGTGTCGCCGTAGTTCTGGCCGTAATCTTCTTCGACAAGGTCAAGCTCGACGATCCGGTCGGCGCCCTCTCGGTCCATCTGGTCAACGGCATCTGGGGCACGCTCGCCTTGGGCCTTTTCTACAGCACCGACATCGCCAAGTCGGTTGCCGCACTCGATACGGGCCTGACCGCGGGCGGTCAATTTCTCGCCCAGCTCAAAGGCGTCCTGCTCGTCGGAGCCTTTGTTTTCCCTGCCTCCCTCGTCGTCTGGTATGTTCTCAAGGCCGTCACCGGTATTCGTGTGACCGCCGAAGAGGAGACCGAAGGCTTGGATATCGGAGAGCACGGCAACGAAGCCTATCCGGACTTCACCTCCGCCCACAAGTAA
- a CDS encoding tetratricopeptide repeat protein produces MLPSSPTLFRRLTLAFAALVMVSVTLAQQPERNYSPSDDTAEGLIKYKAAMDAKPANYAEAHNVLNGLMAKVAPDSYDAALIHQYRLQIFLQQGEFAKAIEPMEKSLLLSEAKTPTYFDERVTKELYYYLVQLYFQEANNTKNATLAASHMEKADRYMDKWLKIAKETTADAQLLYAQLLLSRGMQNPEKPDLPLIKRALDQVDIGLLLTNRPRDTFYVLKLVCLQQLDRNAEAAELLELLVKIKPDSSTYWQQLAGIYLNLASTQDGKNAAKAQSYSLRSIVSIERAQSHGFMNTPKDHYNLVGIYFNIAQYEKAAELLEAGLGSGKIESDPKNWELLALCYQQLQRPLKGIDALKQATKAFPQSGQLELQVANLYTSIDKQAEAFTHLQAAIAKGNLSKPYQAYLSLAFTAYSLQKYDEALSAARKAKEFPEGLRDGQNMEKALEEIIKDREAKKKSS; encoded by the coding sequence ATGCTTCCCTCTTCCCCCACTCTGTTCCGTCGCCTCACGCTCGCTTTTGCCGCGTTGGTGATGGTGTCCGTCACGCTCGCCCAACAACCCGAGCGCAACTACAGTCCGTCCGACGATACCGCCGAGGGCCTCATCAAGTACAAGGCCGCGATGGACGCCAAGCCGGCGAACTACGCTGAAGCGCACAACGTTCTCAACGGCCTGATGGCCAAGGTGGCACCGGACAGCTACGACGCCGCCCTGATCCACCAGTATCGCCTGCAGATCTTCCTCCAGCAGGGTGAATTCGCCAAAGCGATCGAACCGATGGAAAAGAGCCTGCTCCTTTCCGAAGCCAAGACCCCGACCTACTTCGACGAACGAGTTACCAAGGAGCTCTATTACTATCTCGTTCAGCTCTACTTCCAGGAGGCAAACAACACCAAGAATGCCACTCTGGCCGCCTCCCACATGGAGAAGGCGGACCGTTACATGGACAAGTGGTTGAAAATCGCCAAGGAGACAACCGCTGATGCCCAGCTTCTCTACGCTCAGCTCCTGCTCAGCCGAGGCATGCAGAATCCTGAGAAACCTGATCTACCCCTTATCAAACGCGCCTTGGATCAGGTTGATATTGGCCTCCTGCTGACCAACCGCCCGCGTGACACTTTCTATGTGCTTAAGCTGGTGTGCCTGCAGCAGCTTGATCGCAATGCCGAGGCCGCCGAACTGCTGGAATTGCTGGTCAAGATCAAGCCCGACAGCTCCACCTACTGGCAGCAGCTGGCTGGTATTTATCTCAATCTGGCCTCCACGCAGGACGGCAAAAACGCCGCCAAAGCCCAGTCCTACAGCCTACGGAGCATCGTTTCCATCGAGCGCGCCCAGTCCCATGGGTTCATGAACACGCCGAAAGACCACTACAATCTGGTCGGTATCTACTTCAACATTGCCCAGTATGAGAAGGCCGCCGAGTTGCTTGAGGCGGGGTTGGGCTCCGGCAAAATTGAGAGTGACCCCAAAAACTGGGAGTTGCTTGCACTTTGCTATCAGCAGCTACAGCGGCCCCTGAAGGGTATCGACGCGCTCAAGCAAGCCACCAAGGCATTCCCCCAATCCGGCCAACTCGAGCTGCAAGTTGCCAATCTCTATACCTCAATTGACAAGCAGGCCGAGGCTTTTACCCACCTGCAGGCTGCCATTGCCAAGGGTAACTTGAGCAAGCCCTATCAGGCCTACCTCTCCTTGGCCTTCACCGCCTACTCCCTCCAGAAATACGACGAAGCCCTTTCCGCCGCCCGCAAAGCCAAGGAGTTCCCCGAAGGTCTGCGCGACGGCCAGAACATGGAGAAAGCCCTCGAGGAGATCATCAAGGACCGCGAGGCCAAGAAAAAGAGTTCCTAA
- a CDS encoding P-II family nitrogen regulator codes for MKLIVAIIKPFKLDEVKEALSQVGIEGMTVSEVKGFGRQKGHTEIYRGSEYTVDFLPKVKIEVAVASDQVAKVVEAISKGAKTGKIGDGKIFVVPLEEVLRIRTDERGDSAL; via the coding sequence ATGAAACTCATCGTAGCCATCATCAAACCCTTCAAACTCGACGAGGTGAAAGAGGCTCTTTCCCAAGTCGGCATCGAGGGCATGACTGTTTCCGAGGTCAAGGGGTTCGGCCGCCAGAAGGGCCACACCGAGATCTATCGCGGCAGCGAATACACCGTGGACTTTCTGCCCAAGGTGAAAATTGAGGTCGCAGTGGCCTCCGACCAGGTCGCCAAGGTTGTCGAAGCCATCTCCAAGGGCGCCAAGACCGGCAAGATCGGCGACGGCAAGATCTTCGTCGTGCCACTGGAGGAAGTCCTCCGTATCCGCACCGACGAGCGCGGTGATTCCGCCCTGTAA
- a CDS encoding energy transducer TonB: protein MNKDLIIGIVVSLGIHATFLGAFNRKTPPPAKAAQTEEAVVQFEMPPLEEEETEQVEELSEEVVENIMAPPSLVDLPSVVPVNAFTQPIAPPPPPGFTASKGAITIPVTKPGANFGKGISNLFNIGDLDQQPVARVRQAPTYPYDMRRAGINGTVVVEFIINTEGDVIQTQVVRSSHREFEMPALQAVQKWKFKPGRKGGRVVNVRASQLLEFNATE, encoded by the coding sequence CGGTATCGTGGTTTCGCTGGGCATTCACGCCACCTTCCTCGGCGCCTTCAATCGCAAGACTCCGCCACCCGCCAAGGCGGCCCAAACCGAGGAGGCAGTCGTTCAGTTCGAAATGCCCCCCTTGGAGGAAGAGGAGACCGAACAGGTGGAGGAGCTGAGCGAGGAGGTCGTTGAGAACATCATGGCTCCCCCGAGCTTGGTTGACCTTCCCTCCGTCGTCCCGGTCAATGCCTTTACCCAGCCAATCGCTCCGCCCCCTCCCCCGGGTTTCACCGCGAGCAAGGGTGCCATCACCATCCCGGTGACCAAACCCGGAGCAAACTTTGGCAAAGGCATCAGCAATCTTTTCAACATCGGTGACCTCGACCAGCAGCCGGTTGCCCGCGTGCGCCAGGCTCCGACCTATCCCTACGATATGCGCCGCGCCGGTATCAACGGCACCGTGGTGGTTGAGTTCATCATCAACACGGAGGGTGATGTGATCCAGACCCAGGTCGTTCGCTCCTCCCATCGTGAATTTGAGATGCCCGCCCTCCAGGCGGTGCAGAAATGGAAGTTCAAGCCCGGCCGCAAGGGTGGCCGCGTCGTCAACGTCCGTGCCTCCCAGCTCCTCGAGTTTAACGCGACCGAGTAA
- a CDS encoding TorF family putative porin gives MKKTALILAALLTGASLSADESAPASSYNVTADFSYATKYVFRGIEYAEGAFQPSIKLTTGDFYIGVWSSLPADRGYEAEVDYYAGYGLKLSDSVSLDVGATVYHYPGLDVPGADEATFEGYAGITGSVEGVNLGLYLYNDFTLDVVTVQGNLGYSIPVNDTVSLSFTASLGHAKPDGGDGYTYYSAGLALPYKLSDAASLTLGVNWASHDLDGVEDNHAWANVGFSYTF, from the coding sequence ATGAAAAAGACTGCATTGATCCTCGCGGCGCTCCTCACCGGCGCCTCGCTCAGCGCTGACGAATCCGCACCGGCCTCGTCCTACAACGTCACGGCGGACTTCTCTTACGCCACCAAGTATGTTTTCCGTGGCATCGAGTATGCCGAGGGCGCCTTCCAGCCCTCGATCAAGCTCACCACGGGTGACTTCTACATTGGAGTCTGGAGCAGCCTTCCCGCCGATCGCGGTTATGAGGCCGAAGTCGATTACTACGCTGGCTACGGCTTGAAGCTGTCCGACAGCGTTAGCCTTGATGTCGGTGCCACCGTCTATCACTACCCCGGCCTTGATGTCCCCGGTGCCGATGAGGCCACCTTCGAGGGCTACGCCGGCATCACCGGCAGCGTCGAGGGCGTGAACCTCGGTCTCTACCTCTACAACGACTTCACCCTCGATGTCGTCACCGTCCAGGGTAACCTCGGCTACAGCATTCCGGTCAACGACACCGTGTCGCTGAGTTTCACCGCTTCGCTCGGCCATGCCAAACCTGACGGCGGCGACGGTTACACCTACTACAGCGCCGGTCTTGCCCTGCCCTACAAGCTGAGCGACGCCGCTTCGCTGACTCTCGGCGTGAACTGGGCCTCTCACGACCTCGATGGCGTGGAGGACAACCACGCCTGGGCCAATGTCGGCTTCAGCTACACCTTCTAA